The sequence below is a genomic window from Acidimicrobiia bacterium.
ACGGCTGACGAACCCACCGCCGAGATCATGCTCCACGACGTTGCGGAATCCGGGCCGGAAGAGAAATAGCTGCCACGCTTTGTGGTCAACCGGACAGCCTCGTTCGGCCTAATTTCGGGACCGCCGGTAGCCTGCACTCCAACCAGTACGCCTTCGGCCAAACCGGCGTTCACCCGGTGGACGCCAACTGAGGAGACAACCCATTTGACCAAGTGCAGACAGCTCCTGGCGTTGCTAGCAGTTCTAGCGTTACTGGCCGCAGCCTGCGGAGGTCAATCAACCGCCAGAACCACCGTCACAACCGGTGATACCCTCGGGGCGGCCGATCCTATAGACGCCTCCACACCCGAAACCACGGAAGACGATTCCGCCGCCAAGCCTGGCGAAGGAATCGAGCTGACCATGGCGCGCGCCAACTGGTCGTCCGGCTATTTCCAAGCAGCTGTGTACCGCCAACTCCTAGAAGAGCTTGGCTACATCGTCTCAGACCCATCCGAGCTCGAACTTAGCCCGTCGACGGCGTACCTCGGTATGGCCCAGCACGATTTCGACTTCTGGGTCAACAGCTGGTACCCGGGCCACGCGAGCTGGCTCGCTACCGAACTGCCTGACGGAACGAAGGTCGGCGACCATGTCAGCGTGGTGGGTGAGGAAATGATGGCCGGCGGGCTGCAGGGCTATCTGATCACCAAGGCCTTCGCCGACGAATACGGCGTCACCCATCTCGATCAGATCAATGATGATCCGGAGATCCTGGCTGCCTTCGACGCCGGCGACCCGGTCCCCGGAAATGGCATCGCCGACATTTACGGCTGCCCGGAGACCTACACCTGCGACAACGTCATCGCGAACCAGATTGCTTTTTCCGGTTGGGAGAACATCCGCCAGATGATCGCTGATTACGATTCCATGGTTGGTGAGGCAATATCAAAGGCACAAGCCGGCGAGCCGATGATTATCTACACCTGGACGCCCAGCGCACCTATTACGAAGCTCATTCCGGGTACCAACGTTTACTGGCTAGCGGTCGACGAAGTCATCGACGACTCCAACCCGACCAACCAGGAAGGCGGCGAGTCCCACGACCAGCGGCCCGGAACGGCCAACCTCGGGGCGGATGTCTGTCCGGCTGCAGCCGGCGCAGATACGTGCCAACTCGGGTGG
It includes:
- the proX gene encoding glycine betaine/L-proline ABC transporter substrate-binding protein ProX — encoded protein: MTKCRQLLALLAVLALLAAACGGQSTARTTVTTGDTLGAADPIDASTPETTEDDSAAKPGEGIELTMARANWSSGYFQAAVYRQLLEELGYIVSDPSELELSPSTAYLGMAQHDFDFWVNSWYPGHASWLATELPDGTKVGDHVSVVGEEMMAGGLQGYLITKAFADEYGVTHLDQINDDPEILAAFDAGDPVPGNGIADIYGCPETYTCDNVIANQIAFSGWENIRQMIADYDSMVGEAISKAQAGEPMIIYTWTPSAPITKLIPGTNVYWLAVDEVIDDSNPTNQEGGESHDQRPGTANLGADVCPAAAGADTCQLGWIAADIQVTANNDFLVENPAAAKLLELVKLPIVDVSLANIEQDGGRNSNDDVNALASEWIANNRDFVDAWINEAAAAGN